A region of Gadus morhua chromosome 18, gadMor3.0, whole genome shotgun sequence DNA encodes the following proteins:
- the josd1 gene encoding josephin-1: protein MGSAPYSASEWKCRGRGGLQDLGCMPWKVSKQKTNATTPGSGGGEGMLGGSRGGGGVGGGVGRGGGGDAERRTRRRSSRDPKDSQQPDLSSSSSSSLTPSAALTGDPPAPPPPPAAVVIYHEKQRRELCALHALNNVFQDGTAFSRDALQEISQRLSPSTLVTPHKKSMLGNGNYDVNVIMAALQTRGFEAVWWDKRRDVGSIAVANVTGYILNVPSNLRWGPLRLPLKRQHWIGVREVGGVYYNLDSKLRGPHPIGSADELRKFLRHQLRGKNCELLLVVSEEVESHQTWMSHNSGAE from the exons ATGGGCAGCGCTCCCTATTCAGCCAGTGAGTGGAAGtgcaggggccggggggggcttCAGGACCTGGGCTGTATGCCCTGGAAGGTCAGCAAGCAGAAAACAAACGCCACCACACCTGGgtcaggtggaggagaggggatgctgggggggtcgagggggggaggaggagttggtggtggagtaggacgaggaggaggaggagacgcggagaggaggacgaggaggaggagcagtagaGATCCCAAGGACTCCCAACAGCCAGATctatcctcttcctcatcctcgtcGCTCACGCCGTCGGCGGCGCTCACTGGCGAccccccggccccgccgccgccgcccgccgccgtTGTCATCTACCACGAGAAGCAGCGGCGGGAGCTGTGCGCCCTGCACGCGCTCAACAACGTCTTCCAGGACGGCACAGCGTTCAGCCGCGACGCGCTGCAGGAGATCAgccagag ACTCTCTCCCAGCACTCTGGTGACGCCGCACAAGAAGAGCATGCTGGGAAATGGAAACTATGACGTCAACGTCATCATGGCTGCCCTGCAGACGCGCGGGTTCGAGGCGGTGTGGTGGGACAAGAGAAG GGACGTGGGCAGCATCGCGGTGGCCAACGTGACGGGCTACATCCTCAACGTGCCGTCTAACCTGCGCTGGGGCCCACTGCGGCTGCCGCTCAAACGCCAGCACTGGATTGGCGTGCGGGAGGTGGGCGGAGTCTACTACAACCTGGACTCCAAGCTGCGTGGCCCCCACCCCATCGGCAGCGCGGATGAGCTcag GAAGTTCCTGCGCCACCAGCTGCGTGGGAAAAACTGTGAGCTGCTATTGGTCGTCTCGGAGGAAGTGGAGTCACACCAGACCTGGATGTCCCACAACAGTGGAGCAGAGTGA
- the cbx7b gene encoding chromobox protein homolog 7 → MELSAIGEQVFAVESILKKRVKKGNVEYLLKWKGWPPKYSTWEPEQHILDQRLLQAFQEKEQRDRVVGHKRKGSKVKRLLLENTIYTMDLRSAHKAPEKPQSRLRLSLTGSLDPGAEDQENDPCRRMLRPRLAHQTSDPQRSQRSSSLTPSSEVWGDGDDEEEEEEEDEVEEEDEEEEEDERQVEEDIELEEEKNKIHRKTMAEKNGNLLKGQDRGWSSAIGPKEKQVNSGSKKSSDWTPGQVSCGPGEVTVTDVTINSLTVTFREALVAKGFFRAWGLEF, encoded by the exons ATGGAGTTGTCAGCGATTGGAGAGCAAGTGTTCGCTGTGGAGTCGATCCtcaagaaaagagtaaagaag GGCAATGTGGAGTATCTTCTGAAATGGAAAGGATGGCCTCCAAA GTACTCCACATGGGAACCAGAACAGCACATTCTGGACCAACGCCTACTGCAGGCGTTCCAAGAGAA agAGCAGAGGGATCGAGTTGTGGGACACAAGAGGAAAGGGTCAAAGGTGAAGAGACTGCTACTCGAG AACACCATCTACACAATGGACCTCCGGAGCGCCCACAAGGCCCCAGAGAAGCCTCAGTCTCGCCTGCGTCTCTCCCTGACCGGCTCCCTGGATCCCGGGGCGGAGGACCAGGAGAACGACCCCTGCAGACGGATGCTTCGCCCGCGGCTGGCCCATCAGACGAGTGATCCGCAGAGGTCACAGAGGTCAAGCTCTCTGACCCCCAGCAGCGAGGTCTGGGGGGAtggagatgatgaagaggaggaggaggaggaagatgaggtggaggaggaagatgaggaggaggaggaagatgaaaggCAAGTAGAGGAAGACATTGAgttagaggaggagaaaaataaGATCCACAGAAAGACGATGGCCGAGAAGAACGGAAACCTTTTGAAGG GACAAGACAGAGGTTGGAGCTCAGCCATCGGCCCAAAAGAGAAGCAGGTCAACAGCGGGTCCAAGAAGTCTTCTGATTGGACGCCGGGTCAGGTGTCGTGCGGCCCGGGGGAGGTGACCGTCACCGACGTCACCATCAACTCCCTGACGGTCACGTTCCGAGAGGCCCTGGTGGCCAAGGGCTTCTTCAGGGCCTGGGGCCTGGAGTTCTGA
- the xrcc6 gene encoding X-ray repair cross-complementing protein 6, whose product MAEWNAYYHNEEEDEDQEEGEESGGDFKFTGRDSLVFLVDASKEMFIKGENDEPSNFDMTMQCVRSVYTSKIISNHRDLVALVFYGVEQSKNPRNSFKHVYVYHDLDEPGAKRVQDVEALRGDKGARLAEETLGCGGEAETSLGDALWCCSNLYSDIKLRLSHKRLMLFTCRDQPHAGDSARDRQARTKAGDLKETGVVIDLMHLTRPGGFDVSLFFRDVVSHQDDEDELGLQLEPSRKLEDLQKRVQAKEQKKRTLARLSLCLAEGMNVAVGVYATAVTTRKPPPVRLNRETNEAVRSKTRTFHTQTGSLLLPSEVKKAQMYGEKQIVMEKDEVDSMKKFEDPGLHLIGFKPMDKLKLHHHIRPSVFLYPEEEQITGSACLFNALLKRCSERQVFAVCRYIPRRNHPPRFVALVPQVEVLDQGPIQITPPGFNAIFIPFADDIRTLDLPPCPGANSLQVQKMKEIVSKIRFKYKSDSFENPVIQQHFRNLEALALDMMAPENIEDFIMPKVEQMDRRLGPLAQEFRDLVYPAGYDPDSKPASKRKPADGGGGADKKPKVELQEADLRHHIEHGTIGKLTVPVLKDACKQFGVRTTGTKKQELIDALKAKLAP is encoded by the exons ATGGCAGAGTGGAACGCTTATTACCACAAtgaggaagaagatgaggaccaggaggagggagaggagtcgGGAG GAGACTTTAAGTTCACCGGCAGGGACAGCTTGGTATTTCTCGTCGATGCCTCCAAAGAGATGTTCATTAAAGGGGAGAATGACGAGCCCTCTAACTTTGACATGACCATGCAG tgcgtgCGCAGCGTGTACACCAGCAAGATCATCAGCAACCACCGGGACCTGGTGGCCCTGGTGTTCTACGGCGTGGAGCAGAGCAAGAACCCCCGCAACTCCTTCAAGCACGTGTACGTGTACCACGACCTGGACGAGCCCG gagCGAAGCGGGTTCAAGACGTGGAGGCCCTGCGGGGGGACAAGGGGGCCCGCCTGGCGGAGGAGACCCTGGGCTGCGGGGGGGAGGCGGAGACCTCCCTGGGCGACGCCCTCTGGTGCTGCTCCAACCTCTACAGCGACATCAAGCTGCGGCTCTCCCACAAGCGGCTCATGCTCTTCACCTGCCGCGACCAGCCGCACGCGGGGGACAGCGCGCGGGACCGCCAGGCTCGCACCAAGGCCGGCGACCTGAAGGAGACCG gCGTGGTCATCGACCTGATGCACCTGACGAGGCCGGGGGGGTTCGACGTGTCACTGTTCTTCCGCGATGTGGTGAGCCACCAGGATGACGAGGACGAGCTGGGCCTGCAGCTGGAGCCCAGCCGCAAGCTGGAGGACCTGCAGAAGAGGGTCCAAGccaaggagcagaagaagaggacCCTGGCCAG GTTGAGCCTCTGCCTGGCGGAGGGGATGAACGTGGCGGTGGGCGTGTACGCCACGGCGGTCACCACCCGCAAGCCGCCGCCGGTGCGTCTGAACCGCGAGACAAACGAGGCGGTACGCAGCAAGACGCGCACATTCCACACCCAGACGGGCAGCCTGCTGCTGCCCAGCGAGGTCAAGAAGGCCCAG ATGTACGGGGAGAAGCAGATTGTGATGGAGAAGGACGAGGTGGACTCCATGAAGAAGTTTGAGGACCCGGGCCTCCACCTGATCGGGTTCAAACCCATGGACAAGCTGaagctccaccaccacatccgGCCCTCGGTCTTCCTCTAcccagaggaggagcagatcaCAG GGAGCGCGTGTCTGTTCAACGCCTTGCTGAAGAGGTGCAGCGAGAGGCAGGTGTTCGCCGTGTGCCGGTACATCCCGCGGCGGAACCACCCGCCCCGCTTCGTGGCCCTGGTGCCCCAGGTGGAAGTGCTGGACCAGGGGCCGATCCAGATCACACCACCAG GCTTCAACGCGATCTTCATCCCCTTCGCCGACGACATCAGGACTCTAGATCTGCCCCCCTGTCCGGGAGCCAACAGCCTCCAAGTGCAGAAGATGAAGGAGATTGTGTCCAAGATCCGCTTCAAATACAA gagtGACTCTTTTGAGAACCCCGTCATTCAGCAGCACTTCAGGAACCTGGAGGCCCTGGCCCTGGACATGATGGCCCCAGAGAACATTGAGGACTTCATCA TGCCCAAGGTGGAGCAGATGGACCGGCGTCTGGGCCCACTGGCCCAAGAGTTCAGAGACCTGGTCTACCCCGCGGGGTACGACCCAGACAGCAAGCCAGCCTCCAAGCGCAAACCCG ctgacggagggggcggagccgacAAGAAGCCCAAGGTGGAGCTACAGGAGGCGGACCTGAGGCACCACATCGAGCACGGCACCATCGGGAAGCTCACGGTTCCGGTGCTGAAGGACGCGTGCAAGCAGTTCGGTGTCCGCACCACCGGCACCAAGAAACAGGAACTGATCGATGCGCTGAAAGCCAAACTAGCCCCTTAG
- the LOC115531078 gene encoding GTPase IMAP family member 7-like, translating into MGCDCLADSVCTATSTSCQDWITYIDVFFPDLQLLGSGFTAVLAVSGFSFYMLTHGMLSLWSGVSFIVGTLRGIFKVVTWSSKLWRFFTGVNKGHSSSSTISGSLSLNDPGLRLLLVGPSGAGRTQLVDAFLGCTEDRAPWSSPSGALTESVRRRALVDGQEVTVVDTPDLLGQRGDGWKAREALRSLQLSTPGPHAVLLVIRVPGAAGCVDQDAALAVRATLALFGAGVAGHVFTVFTHADSLAPGQTLATLLGGDAGGLRAALSVCGLRAELVDNGAHCPPEDRRRMCMRLLERLEEMRALSGHFVHELHVREERMKEELLADMSSELAGKLGSM; encoded by the exons ATGGGGTGCGACTGTCTGGCAGACAGCGTCTGCACAGCCACTTCCACGAGTTGTCAAGATTGGATTACCTATATCGACGTTTTTTTCCCGG ACCTGCAGCTCCTCGGCAGCGGCTTCACTGCTGTTCTGGCCGTCTCTGGTTTTTCTTTCTACATGTTGACCCACG GAATGCTCTCTCTGTGGAGCGGCGTCAGCTTTATTGTTGGAACCCTCCGTG GAATATTCAAAGTAGTTACTTGGTCATCTAAACTTTGGCGTTTCTTTACTG GGGTAAACAAgggccactcctcctcctccacaatcAGCGGGTCATTGAGCCTCAACGACCCAGGCCTGAGGCTCCTCCTAGTGGGGCCCTCTGGCGCCGGGCGTACCCAGCTGGTGGACGCCTTTCTGGGCTGCACTGAGGACCGGGCCCCCTGGTCGTCTCCCTCGGGCGCCTTGACGGAGAGCGTCCGGCGGCGGGCGCTCGTGGACGGACAGGAGGTGACGGTGGTCGACACACCAGATCTGCTGGGCCAACGTGGGGACGGTTGGAAAGCCAGGGAGGCCCTCAGGAGCCTGCAGCTGTCCACCCCGGGACCCCATGCGGTGCTGCTGGTGATCCGGGTCCCGGGCGCTGCAGGATGTGTGGACCAGGACGCTGCTCTGGCCGTCAGGGCCACCCTGGCTCTGTTTGGAGCGGGCGTGGCGGGGCACGTCTTCACCGTGTTTACCCACGCCGACAGCCTGGCCCCGGGGCAGACGCTGGCCACGCTGCTGGGGGGCGACGCCGGGGGACTCAGggccgctctctctgtctgtggccTGAGGGCCGAGCTGGTGGACAACGGTGCGCACTGCCCCCCGGAGGACCGGAGGAGGATGTGCATGCGGCTGTTGGAGCGACTGGAGGAGATGAGGGCACTCAGTGGCCACTTCGTCCATGAGCTTCACGTGAGAGAAGAGCGCATGAAGGAAGAACTGCTCGCCGATATGAGCTCTGAGCTGGCGGGGAAACTAGGGAGCatgtaa